In a genomic window of Gloeocapsopsis dulcis:
- a CDS encoding peptidylprolyl isomerase: MESTSFLVVDEQPITLSQALKYLQTSGKLQPFILEILKQRILETELQTRKDLEINPGVIEQAIIDFRLQQQLTDPNNFQEWLINNGLDYPTFHQQVVFNFKLDKLRNNITESRIQEYFIEQKIFLDRVVLSRIVVKEQELAEELKSQILEGARFEQLAQEYSVTDDRIVNGMMGPISRGQLPDALRALIELVNPGEVVGPIEIDDWYCLFRVDQFISATLEGAVKQELENQIFEQWLGEKMQKLNIQLQVNS, from the coding sequence ATGGAATCTACATCATTTTTAGTAGTTGACGAACAACCAATTACCCTTTCACAAGCACTTAAGTATTTGCAAACCTCTGGAAAACTTCAACCTTTTATCCTTGAAATTCTCAAACAAAGAATCTTAGAAACAGAATTACAAACACGCAAGGATCTTGAAATTAATCCAGGAGTTATTGAGCAAGCAATAATTGACTTTCGCCTACAACAACAACTAACAGATCCAAATAATTTTCAAGAGTGGCTGATCAATAATGGTTTAGACTATCCAACTTTCCACCAACAAGTTGTATTTAACTTCAAATTAGATAAATTGAGAAATAACATCACTGAATCCAGAATTCAAGAGTATTTTATCGAGCAAAAGATTTTTTTGGATCGTGTAGTACTCTCTCGAATTGTGGTAAAGGAGCAAGAGTTAGCGGAAGAGTTAAAAAGCCAGATTTTAGAAGGGGCTAGGTTTGAGCAGCTTGCTCAAGAATATTCAGTCACCGACGACCGCATTGTCAATGGCATGATGGGACCGATTAGTCGAGGTCAGTTACCTGATGCACTTCGGGCTTTGATTGAATTGGTTAATCCTGGTGAAGTTGTAGGCCCAATAGAAATTGATGACTGGTATTGTCTATTTCGAGTTGATCAATTTATTTCTGCGACTTTGGAAGGAGCAGTTAAGCAGGAACTAGAAAATCAAATTTTTGAGCAATGGCTAGGCGAAAAAATGCAAAAGCTCAACATTCAGCTTCAAGTTAATTCATAA
- a CDS encoding response regulator transcription factor: MALTQRDLRGILNCLQELYCACDLEVFPTRALSALSWVVSSDLLNWCPTNFHQHRVLTTLSAMLHCPALSSQEADQIAHSRFLEHPFARYYLQTNDGKAHKVSDFISEQQLHRLEGLYQGMMRQIGMEDQMSLVLPVSSEVKNPVLKKNTDDIVIALSRPERSFSERDRFVLNLLRPHLFQAYLNAQTLTKIQQESAQLNRTMEQLGVIILTNDGKLQLKTQRAWELLTQYFQFTHQSHSLPETLQRWVNYQLSLIAGNEDLTLPCLPLQIEQENNRLTIRLICDRQHQQYILLLEVQQLSSFSPQLLTTIGLTKREAEVLFWATKDKSTKEIASLLSCSDKTIEKHFEHIYEKLGVQTRTAAVVKALESLGILN, from the coding sequence ATGGCACTAACACAGCGAGACTTGCGAGGTATTCTCAACTGTCTTCAAGAACTTTACTGTGCTTGCGATCTTGAAGTATTTCCAACGCGTGCGCTTTCAGCCTTATCCTGGGTAGTTTCCTCAGATCTCCTCAATTGGTGCCCAACAAATTTTCATCAACACAGAGTTTTAACTACATTAAGTGCAATGTTGCACTGTCCTGCACTTAGTTCTCAAGAAGCCGATCAGATTGCCCACAGCCGTTTTCTTGAACATCCATTTGCGCGCTACTACTTACAAACTAACGATGGTAAAGCGCATAAAGTTTCAGATTTTATCAGCGAACAGCAATTGCATCGTTTAGAAGGGTTGTACCAAGGAATGATGCGTCAAATTGGTATGGAAGACCAAATGAGTTTAGTTCTTCCAGTTTCGTCTGAGGTTAAAAACCCTGTATTGAAAAAAAATACAGATGATATTGTAATTGCGCTGTCGCGTCCTGAACGAAGTTTTTCTGAGCGCGATCGCTTTGTGCTTAACTTATTACGCCCCCACCTTTTTCAGGCATATCTCAACGCTCAAACACTCACTAAAATTCAGCAAGAGTCAGCTCAATTAAACCGCACGATGGAACAGTTGGGTGTTATTATCCTGACCAATGATGGCAAACTTCAATTGAAGACACAACGTGCTTGGGAGTTGCTAACACAATATTTTCAATTTACGCACCAGAGCCATTCTTTACCAGAAACACTACAGCGATGGGTAAATTACCAATTATCTTTGATAGCTGGTAATGAAGATCTTACTTTACCCTGCCTACCATTGCAGATTGAGCAAGAAAACAACCGCTTAACTATCCGCCTGATCTGCGATCGCCAACATCAACAATACATTCTATTACTAGAAGTACAGCAACTTAGTTCTTTTTCTCCACAGTTATTGACTACAATCGGACTAACTAAGCGCGAAGCGGAAGTTTTGTTCTGGGCGACAAAAGATAAAAGCACGAAGGAAATTGCTTCGCTTCTCAGTTGCAGTGATAAAACTATAGAAAAACACTTTGAGCATATTTATGAAAAGCTAGGAGTTCAGACACGCACTGCGGCTGTTGTTAAAGCTCTAGAATCATTGGGAATACTGAATTAG
- a CDS encoding DUF6464 family protein has protein sequence MLALLWIIVLGFIPPLLSVWIVRRTQKRMQAELRRAMMATTRVRTRRYPISLPPDSYYLEGVGHLIGDISCRFNARSRYIRCAVNPEGPCQGCRHYEQKDA, from the coding sequence GTGTTAGCGTTACTCTGGATCATTGTTTTGGGTTTTATTCCACCCTTGCTTTCTGTATGGATCGTCCGTCGTACTCAAAAAAGAATGCAAGCCGAGTTGAGACGGGCAATGATGGCAACAACAAGGGTGAGGACTAGGCGCTACCCTATTTCTTTACCTCCAGATAGCTATTACTTAGAAGGAGTGGGACATTTGATTGGTGATATCAGTTGTAGATTTAATGCGAGATCTCGCTATATTCGCTGCGCAGTAAATCCTGAAGGTCCCTGTCAGGGATGTCGCCACTACGAGCAAAAAGACGCTTAA
- a CDS encoding phenylacetate--CoA ligase family protein: protein MFLSNNGKTVGKSQQALQAFQEFLTIPLDTRLKRHQNTSPEAITTTLFQEVAANVPAYKAFLSTHKINPASVQTLADYQTLPLQTKENYLRQHSLADLCRNGQLETCDMIAVSSGSTGKPTFWARFMTDELQIATRFEQIFHDSLFADTRRTLAVVCFTLGTWVGGMYTTNCCRYVAQKGYQITVVTPGNNKEEIFRIVQELGEAFDQIVLLGYPPFIKDVVDTGISRSIDWQKYQTKLVFAGEVFSEEWRSLVGERIGAKNPCYDTAALYGTADAGVLGNETPLSICIRRFLAEHPAIARELFGESRLPTLVQYDPCDRFFEVQDGTLLFSGNNGIPLIRYHIADTGGLIPYNTMLDFLAAAGFDPVQALQEYGARGNCSLPFVYVFGRSDFTVSYFGANIYPENVTVGLEQPEIQQWVTGKFVLQVKEDADRNRYLSVVVELAPEIDDSENKRDAIAISIHTQLLRLNSEFANYVPPEYQMPQIMLVPMGDPEYFPVGVKHRYTRKN from the coding sequence ATGTTTTTATCAAATAACGGAAAAACCGTAGGCAAAAGTCAGCAAGCATTACAAGCATTTCAAGAGTTTCTGACGATACCACTAGATACACGGCTCAAGCGCCATCAAAATACATCTCCAGAGGCAATTACTACAACTCTATTTCAAGAAGTTGCGGCAAATGTACCAGCCTACAAAGCGTTTTTAAGCACGCACAAAATTAATCCAGCATCAGTTCAAACTTTGGCAGATTACCAAACACTACCACTACAGACCAAAGAGAACTATCTGCGGCAGCATTCCCTAGCAGATTTATGCCGAAACGGTCAACTTGAAACGTGTGACATGATTGCCGTTTCCTCGGGTTCAACTGGTAAACCAACATTTTGGGCACGGTTTATGACAGATGAATTGCAGATTGCCACCCGTTTTGAGCAAATTTTCCACGATAGCTTGTTTGCAGACACGCGCCGCACTTTAGCTGTTGTCTGTTTCACATTGGGAACCTGGGTAGGTGGTATGTATACTACAAATTGCTGCCGTTATGTAGCACAAAAAGGTTATCAAATTACTGTTGTGACTCCAGGGAACAACAAAGAAGAAATTTTCCGCATTGTTCAAGAGTTGGGCGAGGCTTTTGACCAAATTGTGTTATTAGGATATCCGCCTTTTATTAAAGATGTTGTTGATACAGGAATTAGCCGTAGTATCGACTGGCAGAAATATCAGACGAAACTAGTGTTTGCAGGTGAGGTGTTTAGTGAAGAATGGCGTAGTTTAGTTGGAGAACGTATTGGAGCCAAAAATCCTTGCTATGATACCGCAGCACTTTATGGTACAGCGGATGCAGGCGTTCTAGGAAACGAGACACCTCTTAGTATTTGTATTCGCCGTTTTTTAGCAGAACATCCAGCGATCGCCCGCGAGTTATTTGGGGAATCTCGCCTACCGACACTTGTACAATACGATCCGTGCGATCGCTTTTTTGAAGTTCAAGATGGCACGCTATTATTTTCTGGCAATAACGGTATTCCACTGATCCGCTATCACATTGCCGATACTGGCGGGTTAATTCCATACAACACTATGCTGGATTTTTTAGCTGCTGCGGGGTTTGATCCAGTGCAGGCTTTACAAGAGTATGGAGCAAGAGGAAACTGTTCGCTACCGTTTGTCTATGTATTTGGACGTTCTGACTTTACGGTATCTTACTTTGGTGCAAATATTTATCCTGAGAATGTCACAGTAGGATTAGAACAACCCGAAATTCAACAATGGGTAACTGGTAAGTTTGTGTTGCAGGTGAAAGAAGATGCTGATCGCAATCGTTACTTATCAGTTGTTGTTGAGTTAGCACCAGAAATCGATGATAGTGAGAATAAAAGAGATGCGATCGCAATCTCAATTCATACACAACTACTTCGTCTCAATAGTGAGTTTGCTAATTATGTTCCACCAGAATACCAAATGCCACAAATCATGTTAGTCCCGATGGGCGATCCTGAATATTTCCCCGTTGGAGTGAAGCATCGCTATACTCGCAAAAATTAA
- a CDS encoding serine/threonine-protein kinase, with amino-acid sequence MMPLYCNQGHKNRNGSRFCTECGELLWLSAGEVLEKRYRLVRQLAAGGFGRTYLAENLHRFNERCVLKEFAPQVHGDRELAKAKELFEREAGALYNLTHPQLPRFLEFFQAETRDGVNCLFLAQDYIEGETYYDLLRSRGSFSENEVREFLCKLLPVLSYVHTQGVIHRDIAPDNIILRNVDQMPVLIDFGGVKQVAATVVSRFTGLGMPTLLGKQGYAPEEQMRQGKVYPSSDLYALAVTALVLLTGKEPQELYDSYNGTWQWRKEIKVSLQLEAVLQKMLAYKPGDRFSQAQEVLQALQASAPRKIPTLNISQLRTINVLGRKPDKTHNSQLQHQPTQVAPPANNTNWHLGWLRPLLVKATTLGLVAIAGTSAWVLANSVMRTPLLTPTAQESPTNTANLAAKLQKLASRRQSLQIREAFFVGLVDDSFHRQHPELNGRSLKPDTEDAALRSNWFTIAEQMLDKLEQAELSPDIRRRLGSYSQQNYVTWQQQADKGRLGNYTSDRLTKETNQKFYRLFPEERGKQLKLNTLGQIWYAIAADQVNQVKKARK; translated from the coding sequence ATGATGCCTCTATACTGCAATCAAGGACACAAAAACCGAAACGGCAGCCGCTTTTGTACCGAATGTGGCGAGCTGCTATGGTTATCTGCAGGAGAAGTTTTAGAAAAGCGCTATCGCCTCGTGCGTCAGTTAGCAGCTGGTGGCTTTGGGCGTACGTATTTAGCAGAAAATTTGCATCGGTTTAATGAACGCTGCGTACTCAAAGAATTTGCCCCACAGGTACACGGCGATCGCGAACTCGCAAAAGCAAAAGAATTGTTTGAGCGCGAGGCTGGGGCACTTTATAACCTAACTCATCCGCAACTACCGCGTTTTTTAGAGTTTTTTCAGGCAGAAACGAGAGACGGTGTCAACTGCTTATTCTTGGCACAAGACTATATTGAAGGGGAAACTTACTACGACTTACTGCGATCGCGTGGTTCTTTTTCGGAAAACGAAGTGCGAGAGTTTTTGTGTAAATTGTTACCCGTTTTGTCTTACGTTCATACGCAGGGAGTTATTCATCGTGACATTGCCCCAGATAACATTATTCTGCGGAATGTCGATCAAATGCCTGTGCTAATCGATTTTGGGGGAGTCAAACAAGTAGCAGCAACCGTGGTTTCAAGATTCACTGGGCTAGGAATGCCGACTTTGTTAGGTAAACAAGGTTACGCCCCAGAAGAACAAATGCGACAGGGAAAAGTTTATCCTAGTAGCGATTTGTATGCACTTGCAGTAACAGCATTAGTGTTGTTGACAGGTAAAGAACCACAGGAGTTATACGATAGCTACAACGGTACATGGCAGTGGCGTAAAGAAATTAAAGTCAGTTTACAGCTAGAAGCTGTATTACAAAAAATGTTGGCGTACAAGCCAGGCGATCGCTTCTCCCAAGCCCAAGAAGTATTGCAAGCTTTACAAGCATCAGCACCACGGAAAATACCAACACTAAATATTTCCCAGCTACGAACGATTAATGTCTTAGGACGCAAACCTGACAAAACGCACAATAGTCAATTACAACATCAGCCAACTCAAGTTGCTCCACCAGCAAATAATACCAATTGGCATTTAGGTTGGCTACGACCTCTGCTCGTCAAAGCAACGACACTGGGGCTAGTCGCAATAGCAGGAACAAGTGCGTGGGTACTTGCCAATTCTGTCATGCGTACGCCGTTATTAACTCCCACAGCACAAGAATCGCCAACAAATACTGCTAATTTAGCAGCCAAGCTACAAAAACTCGCCAGTCGCCGCCAATCCTTACAAATTAGAGAAGCTTTCTTTGTTGGCTTGGTAGATGATTCTTTTCACCGCCAACACCCCGAATTAAACGGTCGTAGCTTAAAACCTGATACCGAAGATGCAGCATTACGTAGTAATTGGTTTACGATTGCTGAGCAGATGTTAGATAAGTTAGAGCAAGCAGAACTTAGCCCAGATATTAGGCGCCGCTTAGGTAGTTACAGTCAACAAAATTACGTAACTTGGCAGCAGCAGGCAGATAAAGGGCGGTTAGGTAACTATACATCTGATAGATTAACAAAAGAAACTAACCAAAAATTTTATCGGCTCTTTCCTGAAGAGCGCGGAAAGCAGCTTAAACTCAATACATTAGGTCAAATATGGTATGCGATCGCCGCTGATCAAGTTAATCAAGTCAAAAAGGCTAGAAAATAA
- a CDS encoding serine/threonine-protein kinase, with protein sequence MYCSQGHENPDRSCYCLQCGEKLTGANNTQPGIILGDRYRIIRQLGQGSFGRTYLAEDINRFNELCVLKEFAPQVQGTYALQKGQQLFQREAGVLYKLKHPQIPKFRELFQAHLDGKQHLLLVQDYVEGPSYRKLLNTRKQQGLDFSEAEITQLLLQILPVLEYIHSLGVIHRDISPDNIILRNSDYLPVIIDFGGVKQVAATIVSQFSPTNPDAALLPATHLGKIGYVPQEQISEGVSPQTDLYALAATALILLTGKESQELIDPQTRQWNWRQEINLSPNLGSVLDKMLMSRASDRYQSARQVLQALNRYAHKQPAPQVPTTIVTQPPQTNVMPVTWQLQPASVSYARSHAFSLGKVATVGLLLIAATGLSWWGTRFWLQSRDPITIQPAEPNVPIAIPTPQYSAAEQNRKNQLRDRRQQLGINDSFYNALVNQLFWEEHPKQQGKTLSPSSADEQLRSEWDSLAAESLNKLQALSPEARQQLGKYRAADREQWKVGVNKLNLSSRALYDLADATFFQLFPKYRGKTFINQPIGQVWHGLAADKLQRLVAGSSYEKIEFTQGNTLQQVRGTLQPGEGKAYITRLTKDQLMQLHLEANSQVLISAYSPTGSTVLLEDTSDRTWSGKLSETGYYEFVIVSTASTPADYLLQIIAD encoded by the coding sequence ATGTATTGCTCTCAAGGACACGAAAATCCAGATCGTAGTTGCTATTGTCTTCAATGTGGCGAAAAGCTAACGGGAGCAAACAACACTCAGCCAGGAATTATTTTAGGCGATCGCTATCGTATCATCCGTCAGTTGGGGCAGGGCAGCTTTGGGCGTACTTATTTAGCAGAAGATATCAATCGCTTCAACGAATTGTGTGTTTTAAAAGAATTTGCCCCTCAAGTACAAGGGACATACGCTTTACAAAAAGGACAACAACTATTTCAACGCGAAGCTGGAGTTCTTTACAAATTAAAACATCCGCAGATTCCTAAATTTCGAGAACTTTTTCAAGCACATTTAGATGGTAAGCAACACTTACTGCTAGTACAAGACTATGTAGAAGGTCCTAGCTATCGCAAATTATTGAATACTCGCAAACAACAAGGCTTAGACTTTAGTGAAGCTGAAATTACCCAGCTATTGCTACAAATTTTGCCAGTTTTAGAATACATCCACTCATTAGGAGTGATCCATCGCGATATTTCGCCAGATAACATTATCTTGCGTAATTCAGATTATCTACCTGTAATCATTGACTTCGGTGGTGTCAAACAGGTAGCAGCAACGATTGTTTCCCAGTTTAGCCCGACTAATCCTGATGCGGCGCTATTGCCAGCAACTCATTTAGGCAAAATAGGGTATGTACCGCAAGAACAAATCTCAGAAGGAGTTTCTCCTCAAACTGACTTATATGCTTTAGCCGCAACCGCACTGATATTACTCACAGGTAAGGAATCACAAGAGTTAATCGATCCTCAAACTCGGCAGTGGAACTGGCGACAGGAAATTAATTTAAGTCCTAATTTGGGAAGTGTATTAGATAAAATGCTCATGTCCAGAGCAAGCGATCGCTATCAATCTGCACGCCAAGTTTTGCAGGCACTAAATCGTTATGCTCATAAGCAACCCGCACCACAAGTACCAACAACAATAGTCACACAGCCTCCGCAAACAAATGTGATGCCAGTAACATGGCAATTACAGCCCGCAAGTGTCAGTTACGCTCGTAGTCATGCCTTCAGTTTAGGAAAAGTTGCCACAGTAGGATTGCTATTGATTGCAGCAACTGGGTTAAGTTGGTGGGGAACAAGATTTTGGTTACAGTCTCGCGATCCAATAACAATACAGCCAGCAGAACCTAATGTTCCAATTGCGATACCAACACCGCAGTACTCTGCAGCAGAACAAAACCGCAAAAACCAATTACGCGATCGCCGCCAGCAACTCGGCATTAATGATAGTTTCTACAATGCTTTAGTTAATCAGTTATTTTGGGAAGAACACCCCAAACAACAAGGTAAAACACTTAGTCCTAGCTCTGCTGACGAACAATTACGTAGTGAGTGGGATAGTTTAGCCGCAGAATCTCTTAACAAACTGCAAGCACTAAGTCCAGAAGCAAGGCAGCAACTCGGAAAGTATCGCGCTGCAGATCGCGAACAATGGAAAGTAGGTGTCAATAAACTTAATCTGAGTAGTCGTGCTTTATATGATCTTGCAGATGCTACCTTTTTTCAATTATTTCCAAAATACAGAGGGAAAACTTTTATCAATCAGCCGATTGGGCAAGTATGGCACGGCTTAGCAGCAGATAAACTACAGCGTCTCGTTGCAGGTAGTAGTTATGAAAAAATCGAGTTTACGCAAGGAAATACACTTCAACAAGTTCGAGGAACTCTACAACCAGGTGAGGGAAAAGCTTATATTACTCGCTTGACAAAAGATCAACTTATGCAACTTCATCTTGAAGCAAATTCTCAGGTACTGATTTCTGCATACTCTCCCACAGGCAGTACAGTCTTACTAGAAGATACAAGCGATCGCACATGGTCGGGTAAGCTATCAGAAACTGGTTATTACGAGTTTGTGATTGTCTCGACTGCGTCAACACCAGCTGA